GGTGGTGGGCGGCATCGAGCGCGTCTACGAGATCAACCGCAACTTCCGCAACGAGGGCATCAGCACCCGGCACAACCCCGAGTTCACGATGCTCGAGTTCTACCAGGCCTACGCCACGTTCGAGGACCTGATGGACCTCACCGAGGAGATGCTCTCGGGCGCGGCGAAGGCGGTGACGGGGGACACGAAGGTGACCTACCAGGGTCACGTGCTGGACTTCGGCAAGGGCTGGAAGCGCATCCCCATGACCGAGGCCATCCGCGAGGTGGTCCCCTCGCTCTCCGACAAGGACATGGCGGACGCGGATCGACTGCGCGCCGAGCTGCTCAAGACGACGCACGGCGAGGCCGAGCGCCGCGCCATCGAGACCATGCACCACGGGGAGCTGGTGGGCGCGCTCTTCGAGCACCACGTGGAGCAGAAGCTGGTGCACCCCACCTTCATCACGCACTACCCCACCGCCGTCAGTCCGCTGGCGCGCCGCAACGACCAGAATCCGGACATCACCGACCGCTTCGAGCTCTTCGTCGCCGGCCGGGAGATCGGCAACGCCTTCTCCGAGCTCAACGACCCGATCGATCAGAAGGGCCGCTTCCTCGCCCAGCTGGACGCCAAGCAGCGCGGTCAGCAGGAGACGATGGACTACGACGAGGACTACATCCGCGCCCTCGAGCATGGCATGCCGCCCACGGCCGGCGAGGGCATCGGGATTGATCGCGTCGCCATGCTGTTCTCGGACGCGCCGTCGATCCGCGACGTCATTCTGTTCCCCCTCCTCAAGCCGCTTGCGAAGTAGGCAGGAAACCTCGTGAACGCCGAACGGCAGACCGTCTACCGCTGGAGCTTCATCTGGAGCGGCGCCCTCGTGGCGCTCGTGGGGGCCGTGCTGCTCGGCGTGGCCATCACCAAGTCCGACGCCTGGGAGCGAGTCGGCGGCGTGCTGGGGATGTCGATGCTCGCCTGGGGTGGGCTGCTGCAGACACTCCAGGCGCTGGGGCTCACGGCGGTGCAGTCCACCGCCCTGCGCTCCTCGGTGAACGTCTCCGGCACACAGTTCATCCTGTCCGGCGCGGCCGCCTGGCTGGTGGGGTGGGCGATCATCGCCGCCGGCATCCGGCGTGCTCCGGTCTCCGCCGAGGGACCGAGCCCGGCCGCCGGGGCGGAGCTCTACCCTCGGCTGGCCCAGTACCGCGACTTCTACTGGAGCACCCTGGGCGCCTACGGCGGGGGCATCCTGCTCTCGGAGCTGGTGCTCATCCTCCTGCAGACGTTCCTGTCCAGCGGTGGTGGCGCGGGAGCGGAAGGGGAGGGCGGGCTGCCTCCGACGGGCGCCTTCGCCATCGCGTTGATCCTCTCGTCGCTCGTGGCCTTCGGGAGCGGCTTCGTGGGGGCCTCGCGGGCGCGGCGGCTGGCCATGCCCGAGGCCACCATCGGCGTCATCTACTTCGGCCTGCCCGTGCCCGTGCTGCTGACGCTGATGGAGCAGCTGCCGGACCTCCAGATGTCGCTGGGCTACCGGCTGCGCGAGGTGACGTACCTGGCGGACATGCTCGGTCGCCCGGTGATCGGCTACTGGCTCGTCTTCTCGCTGCTGGTGCTGATGCTGGTGCTGGGCATCAACACCGGCTTCATCGCCGCGGGCAGCGGGCGCGTGGACCTGAAGCTCGGCTTCGAGCTGTTCGTCGCCCGCAGGCACGTGGGCGTGTTCCGCCCCTCGTTGCTGCTGGGCACGCTGGCGGTGTTGATGTTCGGCATCGTCCCGCCGCTCATCGTCTACGGCATCATCCGCGCGGTGGAGGCCGCCGTGGAGCGCACCCGCATCCGAGCGCTCGGCATGAAGGACCCGCTCGCCGCCGCATCCGCGCTCAACAACCTCAAGCTGCGCGAGCAGTCGCCCACCATGATGATGACGGCGCTCTCCGTGGGCGGCGTGGGCGTGGGCGTGATGGCCCTCATCATCGTGCTCTCGGTGATGAGCGGCTTCGAGGTGGATCTCCAGCAGAAGATCCTCGGGGCCCACTCGCACGTGGTGGTGTCCAAGTACGCGGGCAACCTGTCCGAGTACAAGCGGCTGATGGAGCAGATCGCCAAGGTGCCCGGCGTGGTGGGGCAGACGCCCTCCATCGACAACCCCGTCATGGTGCTCGGCGAGGGCGATGAGGTGCAGGGCATCGTGCTCAAGGGCATCGACCCGGACACCGTGGGCTCGGTGTTGGATCTGCGCAAGAACATGCTTCCGGGCGGCGAGCTGGACTACCTCCAGAAGCCCGAGAAGATCTCCCCCCGGCGCACGCTGGGCTTCGGCACCGAGTCCTCCCAGAAGCAGGAAGAGGAGGAGGAGTCCGAGGATCCCATCATCGGCAAGAGCACCAAGAGCGCCCAGGAGAAGGTGCTGCCCGGCATCGTGCTCGGCCGGGAGCTGGCCACCATCCTGCGCGTGGTGGTGGGGGACCGGGTGAACGTCATCTCCCCGCAGGGCGCCGAGCTGGGCCCCGCGGGCCTCATCCCCAAGAGCCGGGCCTTCCGCGTGGCCGGCATCTTCTACTCGGGCATGTACGAGTACGACGCCAAGTTCGCCTACATCCTGCTCGGCGAGGCGCAGAAGCTCTTTGGCACCGATGGCCCCAGCGGCATCGAGCTGAAGGTGTTGGACGTGGATGACGCCCGGCGCATCGCGAGCCTGGTGTCGCGCGAGCTGGGCGGCTACCCCTACCGCGCACGCGACTGGGGAGAGATCCACCGCAACATCTTCTCCGCGCTCCGGCTCGAGAAGCTGGTGATGGGCATCATCCTGTCCATCATCATCGTGGTGGCCGCCGGCCTCATCGTGGCCACCGTCATCATGCTGGTGCTGGAGAAGCGCAAGGAGATCGCCGTACTCAAGGCGCTCGGCGTGTCCGACGGCGGCATCGTGAAGATCTTCCTCGCCGAGGGCCTGCAGATTGGCGTGGCCGGGGGTCTGCTGGGCCTCTTCTCCGGCCTGAGCTGGTGCCTTTTCATCGAGAAGGTGGGCATCAAGCTGGACCCGTCCGTCTATTACATCCCGGCGCTGCCGGTGAAGATCGAACCCCTCCAGACCGCGCTGTCGGTGGTCATCGCGGTACTCGTCACCTACCTGGCATCCATCTATCCCGCGCTCAAGGCGAGCAGCGTGGAGCCGGTGGAAGGCCTGAAGGCGGAGTGAGGACGATGGCGCTGCTCTCCATCCGCAACGTCTTCAAGAGCTACTTCCTGCACGGCAAGCGCATCGACGTGCTCCGGGGCGTGTCCCTGGACATCGAGAAGGGCGAGCTGGTGAGTCTCATCGGCGCGTCCGGCGCGGGCAAGAGCACCTTCCTGCACGTGCTGGGCACGCTGGACATGCCGGCCGCGGGCGAGCTGCTCTTCGAGGGCCGCTCCGTCTTCGCGATGAACGACGCGGAGATCGCCGAGTTCCGCAACCGCACCATCGGCTTCGTCTTCCAGAGCCACTACCTGCTGCCCGAGTTCACCGCCCTGGAGAACGTGGCCATGCCGGCGCTCGTCCAGCGCCGGGACCGGACCCAGTCCTATGCCTACGCCCGCGAGCTGCTGGAGCGGGTGGGGTTGGGCAGCCGGGTGGAGCACCGGCCCGGCGAGCTGTCCGGCGGCGAGGCCCAGCGCGTGGCCCTGGCCCGGGCCCTGGTGCTCAAGCCCGCGGTGCTGCTGGCCGACGAGCCCACCGGCAACCTGGACCCCGCCACCGGCGAGGGCATCCACCAGCTCCTGCGCGAGGTGAACCGGGACCTGGGCATCACCGCCGTGGTGGTGACCCACAATGAAACATTGGCCCGCTCCATGCCCCGGCGGCTGCGGTTGGTGGCCGGCCAGGTGACCGAGGCTTGACGCTCCAGCCCCCCCTCCACGCGATTTCCCGTTGAGACCCGCCGAATTCCTCCCGTAGATTGCCCCGCCCTTTACTGGCGATTGCTCTTGAGGCTCCCCGTTCTCTCGCTCAGGTTCCTTCTCCCGCTGCTCGCCGCCGTTTGGACGGTGATGCCCGGTCGTGTGCTCGCGCAGGCGGACGAGGGCACCCCGCCGGCCTCCGTGCCTCCCGCGGCGCTCCCCTCGGTCCCCCCCGCGCCGGGTGCCGACACCCCCGCGCCCCCCGCCGACCGCGAGGTCCGCGAGGGTGAGGTGGTCGACATCCGTGTCGAGGGCAACCGCCGCGTCGAGGCCGAGGCCGTCCGCCGCGCCCTCAGGACCAAGGTGGGCCAGGTCTTCGACGAGGCGCGCACCGCCGAGGATCTCCGCGCCGTCTGGGCGCTCGGCTACTTCAGCGATGTGCAGCTGTTGACGCAGCAACTGCCCAACGGTGGCATCGCCTACGTGGTGCGCGTGCAGGAGCGCCCCTCCATCCGCGCCGTCAAGCTCGCCGGCAACGAGGAGCTCAGCCAGGACGACCTGAAGGAGGCCATCGAGGTCAAGGCCCTCTCCATCCTGGACCTGGACGTGGTGCGCCGCACCCAGAAGAAGATCCAGGAGAAGTACGTCGACAAGGGCTACTTCCTCGCCGAGGTCAACTACAAGATCAACCCCGTCGAGAACGGCCAGGTCGATG
This is a stretch of genomic DNA from Archangium violaceum. It encodes these proteins:
- the lysS gene encoding lysine--tRNA ligase, which gives rise to MADTPENKNAEADLGSKEQEIYDQRLDKARKWRDSGFNPYGNGYRPQHLAANILERHGNQSIEDLEKAEPISYDVAGRIVAVRSFGKAAFVKLRDRSGEIQAHLKKDALGDAYELFKLTDMGDFVAVQGTIFRSKTGELTLSATKFVPLTKSLRPLPEKWHGLTDVEIRYRQRYLDMVSNPEVKQTFLKRNKLIRFIRDFLDARDFVEVETPMMHPLVSGAAARPFITHHNALDIDLYMRIAPELYLKRLVVGGIERVYEINRNFRNEGISTRHNPEFTMLEFYQAYATFEDLMDLTEEMLSGAAKAVTGDTKVTYQGHVLDFGKGWKRIPMTEAIREVVPSLSDKDMADADRLRAELLKTTHGEAERRAIETMHHGELVGALFEHHVEQKLVHPTFITHYPTAVSPLARRNDQNPDITDRFELFVAGREIGNAFSELNDPIDQKGRFLAQLDAKQRGQQETMDYDEDYIRALEHGMPPTAGEGIGIDRVAMLFSDAPSIRDVILFPLLKPLAK
- a CDS encoding ABC transporter permease, which produces MNAERQTVYRWSFIWSGALVALVGAVLLGVAITKSDAWERVGGVLGMSMLAWGGLLQTLQALGLTAVQSTALRSSVNVSGTQFILSGAAAWLVGWAIIAAGIRRAPVSAEGPSPAAGAELYPRLAQYRDFYWSTLGAYGGGILLSELVLILLQTFLSSGGGAGAEGEGGLPPTGAFAIALILSSLVAFGSGFVGASRARRLAMPEATIGVIYFGLPVPVLLTLMEQLPDLQMSLGYRLREVTYLADMLGRPVIGYWLVFSLLVLMLVLGINTGFIAAGSGRVDLKLGFELFVARRHVGVFRPSLLLGTLAVLMFGIVPPLIVYGIIRAVEAAVERTRIRALGMKDPLAAASALNNLKLREQSPTMMMTALSVGGVGVGVMALIIVLSVMSGFEVDLQQKILGAHSHVVVSKYAGNLSEYKRLMEQIAKVPGVVGQTPSIDNPVMVLGEGDEVQGIVLKGIDPDTVGSVLDLRKNMLPGGELDYLQKPEKISPRRTLGFGTESSQKQEEEEESEDPIIGKSTKSAQEKVLPGIVLGRELATILRVVVGDRVNVISPQGAELGPAGLIPKSRAFRVAGIFYSGMYEYDAKFAYILLGEAQKLFGTDGPSGIELKVLDVDDARRIASLVSRELGGYPYRARDWGEIHRNIFSALRLEKLVMGIILSIIIVVAAGLIVATVIMLVLEKRKEIAVLKALGVSDGGIVKIFLAEGLQIGVAGGLLGLFSGLSWCLFIEKVGIKLDPSVYYIPALPVKIEPLQTALSVVIAVLVTYLASIYPALKASSVEPVEGLKAE
- a CDS encoding ABC transporter ATP-binding protein; amino-acid sequence: MALLSIRNVFKSYFLHGKRIDVLRGVSLDIEKGELVSLIGASGAGKSTFLHVLGTLDMPAAGELLFEGRSVFAMNDAEIAEFRNRTIGFVFQSHYLLPEFTALENVAMPALVQRRDRTQSYAYARELLERVGLGSRVEHRPGELSGGEAQRVALARALVLKPAVLLADEPTGNLDPATGEGIHQLLREVNRDLGITAVVVTHNETLARSMPRRLRLVAGQVTEA